TTTATATTGTAATAAGAAACTAAAAAAAACTCAAGGAGTAAGGTATGGAAAAGGAACCGTGGCAAGAAGATATTTATGAAAATCAAGAAGAGGAATCAAGATCAGAGCGTCGTCAACGAAACAAAAAAGGATCAGGTGTCGTTGCGAATCGTATTTTAACTGTTTTAGCTATTCTTTTCTTTGTCATTGTTGTTGGTATGGTAGTTGTCTTAGTCTACTTATCATCAGGTGGAAGCGACCGCACTTCAGCTCTGAAAGATTTTTATGATTCTTCAGCTCCAAAAGTAGAAGAAGTTACAACAGTGGCTACTACTACTCAGTCAACAGAGACAACTGAAGCAGAAACAAACCAACAAGAGCATACAGAGGCACATACTGACTCTGAAGGAACAATCACAGTTTTACCAGGAGAGGGTGAAGCAGCGATTGCAGCTCGTGCTGGAATCTCTATTGCTCAACTGGAAGCCTTGAATCCTGGTCATATGTCTTCAGGAACTTGGTTTGCAAATCCTGGTGATGTCCTTAAGACAAGATAGGAGTGACAATGAAAACAATTCAGATTGCTATTGATGGACCAGCTTCAAGTGGTAAAAGTACAGTAGCAAAGATCATTGCTAAGGACTTTGGCTATACTTATCTGGATACGGGCGCTATGTATCGCGCTGCGACTTATATGGCCTTGAAAAACCAAATAAGTCCAGAAGAACCTTCTCAACTCCTTGAATTATTGGAGCAATATCCAATTAGCTTTGGACGTGCTGAAAATGGAGAGCAGCTTGTTTTCGTTGGAGATGTTGAGGTGACAAATCCAATCCGAGAAAATGAAGTAACAAACGCTGTTTCTGCCTTTGCCGCTATTCCAGCTGTTCGAGAGAAACTGGTTGCCCTCCAGCAAGAGATTGCTAAACAAGGTGGTATTGTTATGGATGGGCGCGATATTGGTACTGTGGTCTTGCCTCAGGCTGAATTGAAGATTTTTCTAGTAGCATCTGTAGATGAGCGTGCAGAGCGTCGTTACAAGGAAAATCTTTCAAAGGGAATTGAAACCGATTTGGAAACTTTGAAAGAAGAGATTGCTGCGCGTGATTATAAAGATAGTCATCGTGAAACTTCGCCCCTTAAACAAGCTGAAGATGCAATCTATTTGGATACAACAGGTCTTTCTATTCTAGAAGTTGTTGAAAAAATCAAATCAGAAGCTCAAAAACGTTTATAAGAAACTTTAAAACGATTAACCAATTTTTGGTTAATCGTTTTTTATCATGATTTGTCAAATAGTCTGTTTTAAGGTATAATAGTTGCTGTTAAAGAAAATTTGACATTCAAATAATCATAAATTTTTTAAGGAGATAACATGAATCATTTACCAAATTGCCCAAAATGTAATTCAGAATATGTATATGAAGATGGCGCACTTCTAGTTTGTCCAGAATGTGCTTACGAGTGGAATCCTGCTGAGCAAGCAGAAGCAGAAGAAGGCATTGTTGCCATCGATGCTAATGGAAACAAACTAGCTGATGGAGATACAGTGACTTTGATCAAGGACCTTAAGGTCAAAGGTGCTCCTAAAGACCTCAAACAAGGAACTCGTGTGAAAAACATCCGTATTGTTGAAGGTGACCACAACATTGACTGTAAGATTGATGGTTTTGGCGCTATGAAACTTAAATCAGAATTTGTGAAGAAGATTTAATCATGATTAAAAATGAAAAAGTAATATTTTATAGTCGTATCTTTTTATTCATAGTAGCCTTTACCGGTGTATACTTGGAGATCACCAAGCGTGGTGGTTTAGGGATGTTACTCTACTATACAGTCCTTTCTAACCTTTTGGTTGTACTCTTTATAGGATATCTTTTGATAAAGATGCGTAGTGGCGGTGATAGTTGGCAGAGTTCTGGTATTCTACGTCTCAAAGGTGGCGTCACTATGAGTATTATGATTACTTGTGTCATCTATCATTTCATGCTAGCTCCTTTGACGACAGATTTTTACCGTTTGGAAAATTTCCTTTGCCATTATATTGTCCCTCTCTGGTTTTTAGCAGATACAATTATTTTTGACAAGAGTCGCCAATATAAGTTGGTTGATCCCATGCTTTGGACTAGCCTTCCTTTGCTTTATATGATTTTTGCCCTCTTAAACGGTTTTGTTCTAAAGATGGATGTCCCTAATGCTAAGGATAGTCCCTTCCCTTATTTCTTTTTGAATGCTACCAAACATGGTTGGGGCTTTGTCTTTAAATGGGCAGCCACTATCTTTGTTGCCTACATGGTTTCAGGATATCTCTTTTATCTTGTGAAAAGCATTAAAAAATCAAAGAAATAAAATAGTACCCTATAGGGGTACTATTTTTGTTTGTGACAATTGTACCCGGACAAATGAACTTTTTTAATCTTGTGATGTAGTCATTTCTATTTTACAATAAAAGTGTAGCTACCAATAAAACAATTGAGGAAGAAGAAATGACTGAAAATCGTTATGAACTAAATAAGAATTTGGCACAGATGCTCAAGGGCGGCGTTATCATGGATGTTCAAAATCCTGAGCAAGCAAGAATTGCAGAGGCTGCAGGTGCAGCAGCGGTAATGGCTTTGGAGCGAATCCCGGCTGATATTCGTGCAGCGGGTGGTGTATCTCGCATGAGTGATCCAAAGATGATTAAGGAAATCCAAGAAGCTGTTAGCATCCCTGTTATGGCGAAGGTTCGAATTGGTCATTTTGTTGAAGCACAGATCTTAGAAGCCATCGAGATTGACTATATCGATGAGAGCGAAGTTCTATCTCCAGCTGACGATCGTTTCCATGTGGACAAGAAAGAATTTCAAGTTCCTTTTGTTTGTGGTGCTAAAGACCTAGGAGAAGCCTTGCGCCGTATCGCTGAAGGAGCTTCTATGATCCGTACAAAAGGGGAACCAGGAACAGGAGACATCGTTCAGGCGGTTCGTCATATGCGTATGATGAATCAAGAAATCCGTCGCATTCAAAACCTCCGGGAGGACGAGTTATATGTTGCTGCAAAAGAACTCCAAGTTCCGGTAGAATTAGTTCAATATGTCCACGAACATGGGAAATTGCCAGTTGTTAACTTTGCAGCTGGAGGTGTTGCAACACCAGCGGATGCTGCTCTTATGATGCAGCTTGGTGCAGAAGGCGTCTTTGTTGGCTCAGGGATTTTCAAATCAGGTGATCCTGTTAAACGTGCCGCAGCAATTGTTAAGGCAGTTACAAACTATCAGAATCCTCAAATTCTGGCTCAAATCTCGGAAGACTTGGGAGAAGCCATGGTAGGTATCAATGAGAATGAAATCCAAATTCTCATGGCTGAGCGAGGAAAATAGATGAAAATTGGAATCTTGGCCTTGCAAGGTGCCTTTGTGGAACATGAGAACGTGCTTGCCGAACTAGGAGTGGAAAGTGTTGAACTGCGAAATCTAGAAGATTTTCAGAAATATCAGAGCTCCTTATCCGGTTTGATTTTACCTGGAGGCGAGTCAACAACCATGGGAAAACTCTTGCGAGATCAGCAGATGCTCATTCCTCTAAGAGAGGCTATTCTCAATGGTTTACCAGTCTTTGGAACTTGTGCGGGTTTAATTTTGCTAGCAAAACAAATCACTTCTCAAGAGGAAAGCCATCTAGCGACCATGGACATAGTAGTAGAACGCAATGCCTATGGACGTCAGCTAGGAAGCTTTTATACAGAAGCTGACTGCAAGGGCATTGGTAAAATTCCAATGACCTTTATCCGTGGTCCAATTATCAGTAGTGTCGGTGAGGATGTTGAAGTTCTAGCAATCGTCAACGATCAAATCGTTGCTGCTCAAGAAAAGAATATGCTGGTAACCTCCTTTCATCCTGAATTGACAAATGATCTTCGCCTGCATCAGTACTTTATGAGTATGTGTAAATAAAAAAAGAGGTTGGGATTTTTCCCAACCTCTTTTTTACATGTAATAAACAATAGCAATATATTGGAGAGCAGAGGCTGCTAGGATAAAGAGATGCCAAATCATATGGAAGTATGGTTTCTTTTTAGCGTAGAATCCAGCGCCAACTGTATAGCAAAGGCCACCTGATACCATAAGACTCCAAAACATTGGACTTGTCTGACTGATGATTGCTGGTAAGATAGCTAATACAAGCCATCCCATGATGAGGTAGAGGATGAGACTGAATTTTTCATTGACCTTTTTGGCAAAGATTTTATAAAGAATACCGAAAATAGTTGTCCCCCACTGGATAGCGATAATGAGATAACCAAACCAGTTGTTCATCAAAGTTAAAACCACAGGAGTATAAGATCCAGCGATTGCCACATAAATCATAGAATGGTCGATGATACGCAAGACATACTTATGAGTCGAACCATAAGCCATAGAATGATAAATGGTCGATGAAAGAAACATGAGAAAGAGGCTGATGACGAAGATGGAAACACCGATAGACGATAAGAAACCATGTGCCTCATAACTGTAAGTAGATGAAATAGGAAGTAGGATGAGCATGATAAATGCTCCTACAGCATGGGTAACGCTGTTGGCAATTTCTTCTCCAAAACTAAGTCGTTTACTAAGTTTTAAGCTAGTATTCATTTGTTTCCTCCTCTTCGGTTTCTGAATAGACTAGTGCAAGTGTTTGATGATAGAGTTTGACCGTTTGGCAGCTTGCCTGGATAATGGGATTAGCTGGATCAATATCTTCATTCATATAGTCCACAAAAGCATTGTAAAGTTCTTCTGAATTAGTGTCTGTGTGTAGGGTATTAAGGGTTTGAGCAATTTCTTGGATAGAAAAAACAGACTTGAGAGTGGTAATAGCAATCAATCGTGCGATTTGTTTGCGTTGATATTTTTTCTTCTCAGGTTTACTGATATAACCGTGTTTGACATAGTTATTGACCATAGAAGCTGTCAAACCTTTCTCCTTGTCAGGAGAAGCTGGAGGACAGATTTGATTGACATAGAGTAGAACCTGGTCCAGATAGAGATTGATACTTGGAATTTCTTCCCATTTTGGATAGGAAAAAGTGATTTTCATTTCCAACTCCTTTTTATCTAGTTTTAATAACTAGATTATAAAACATTAGAAATAATAAGTCAAGTTTCAAGTGCTTGTAGAAAGAAATAATTTATGCTATGATGAGAGGAAATAGTATGAAAAGAGGATAAATGATGGAGATTCGCTTAGCCTTTCCAAACGAAGTTGATGCAATTATGCAAGTGATTGAGGGAGCCAAGAAATGTTTGGCAGAAGCTGGTAGCACTCAGTGGCAAAACGGCTACCCAGATGCAGATACAATTATTGAAGATATTATCTCTGGACAGGCTTACGTAGCGCTGGAAGAAGGAGAACTCTTAGCCTATGCAGCAGTGACTAAAAGCCCGGAAAAAGCTTATGAAGCAATTTATGATGGCAACTGGGAGGGAAATGAAGCAGAATACTTAGTATTTCACCGTATTGCTGTCGCTAGTGATGTGCAAGGGCAAGGTGTTGCCCAGACCTTCTTGGAAGGCTTGATTGAAGGCTTTGATTACTTGGATTTTCGTTCGGATACGCACGCTAAAAACAAAGCTATGCAGCATATCTTTGAAAAACTTGGCTTTAAACAGGTTGGTAAAGTTCCAGTAGACGGGGAACGCTTGGCCTATCAAAAATTAAAATCAAATGCCTAAGAAGTATGCAAAGATGCTGTACAAGTCACCGATTGGTCCCCTATCTCTGGTAGCAGATGACCGCTATCTGTTTGGGATATGGATAGAAGAAGAGAGCGATTTTGAGAAGGGATTATCTGAAAATGATGTAACTCTTGTTGAAAGTCATCCCATTTTAAATCAAATTACTTCCTATTTAGAGACTTATTTTAAGAGGAAAAATCAAGACTTATCTGAGATGCCTTTAGCTCCTGTCGGTAGTGACTTTGAAAAAAGAGTCTGGAACTACTTGCGTGGCATTCCTTTTGGACAGACTGTTACCTATGGACAAATAGCTAAGGACTTGCAAGTAGCTTCTGCCCAAGCAATCGGAGGAGCAGTAGGGCGCAATCCCTGGTCTATTCTTGTCCCCTGTCACCGTGTGCTAGGTGCTGGAGGACGTCTGACAGGCTATGCTTGGGGACTTGATAAGAAGGCTTGGCTCTTAAATCATGAAGGTGCAAGTTATCAAGAAAATAAAAAATAGAAAGAGAAAATATGTTAGAATTTATCGAATATCCAAAATGTACAACTTGTAAAAAAGCTAAGAAAGAATTAGATCAACTTGGACTAGAATATAAAGACGTTCATATCGTTGAAGAGACTCCGAGTGAAAAGGTCATTTTAAATTGGCTCGAAACTTCGGGATTTGAATTGAAGCAATTTTTCAATACTAGTGGCATCAAATATCGTGAACTCGGATTGAAAGATAAGGTTGGAACATTGTCAAACAAAGAAGCAGCCAAACTCTTAGCTAGTGATGGTATGCTGTTAAAACGTCCGATACTAGTTGAAAATGGTCTTGTAAAACAAATTGGCTATCGTAAAACATACAATAACTTGGATTTGAATTAGTTTTTGTCTATCTCCTTGATAGATAAAATATATAACCTCCCACTTTTAAAGTATGATAAACTAGAAGGTAGATAATGTACGATATGCCCGTAGCAAATATTTTATATTAGGGCAGAAGTATGATAGAATGAATCATTATCTTGAGAGGATGTTTCTATGAATGTTACAACAATTTTAGCATCTGATTGGTATCAAAATTTGATGCAATATATCCCGGATGGCAAACTGTTTAGTTGGCGTTCGGTTTTTGATGGGATTCCAAGAATTCTACAGCAATTACCTACAACATTGATGTTAACAGTATTTGGTGCCTTTTTTGGTATCATACTAGCCCTAGTCTTTGCGATTGTGAAAATCAATCGAGTTCGATTTATATACCCAGTACAAGCATTTTTTGTTAGTTTCTTAAAAGGAACCCCAATTTTAGTTCAACTGATGTTGACCTATTACGGGATTCCATTGGCTCTGAAAGCATTGAATCAACAATGGGGAACTTCTCTAAACATTAATGCTATCCCAGCAGCAACATTCGCGATTGTGGCCTTTGCTTTTAACGAAGCAGCCTATGCTAGCGAAACTCTCCGGGCGGCTATCCTTTCTGTCAATCCAGGTGAGATTGAAGCCGCTCGTAGTCTTGGTATGACACGTGCACAAGTTTATCGTCGAGTCATTATTCCAAATGCAGCGGTAGTAGCGACTCCAACCTTGATTAACTCCTTGATTGGCTTGACCAAGGGAACTTCTCTAGCCTTTAGTGCAGGTGTTGTAGAAGTCTTTGCCCAAGCTCAGATTTTGGGTGGTGCAGACTATCGTTACTTTGAACGTTTTATCTCAGTTGCCCTTGTCTACTGGGTGGTAAATATCCTTATTGAAAATCTTGGCCGTTTCATTGAAAGAAAAATGGCTATTACAGCACCAGATAATGTTGAGACAGATATGAAAGGAGAGCTTCGCTAATGATTAAAATTTCAAATTTAAGCAAATCCTTTTCAGGTCAAACCGTTTTAGACCATCTGAACTTAGATATTCAAAAAGGAGAAGTTGTTGCCTTAATTGGTTCTTCAGGGGCTGGGAAATCAACCTTTCTACGTAGCCTAAACTATCTAGAAACTCCTGATAGCGGAAGTATTCAGATTGATGATTTCAAAGTTGATTTTTCTCAAATTACTCAAGAAGAAATTCTAACTCTCCGTCGTAAATTATCGATGGTTTTCCAACAGTTTAATTTATTTGAGCGTAGAACAGCGTTAGACAATGTTAAAGAAGGCTTGGTGGTAGTTAAAAAACTATCGGACGAAGAAGCGACTAAGATTGCAAAAGAAGAGTTGGCTAAGGTTGGGCTTTCTGATCGTGAACAGCATTATCCACGTCACTTGTCAGGTGGACAAAAACAACGGGTCGCAATAGCGCGTGCCTTAGCTATGAAACCAGATGTATTGCTCTTGGATGAACCGACTTCAGCACTTGATCCAGAATTGGTTGGTGAGGTAGAAAGATCGATTGCCAATGCTGCAAAGTCAGGTCAAACCATGATTTTAGTTAGTCATGATATGTCTTTTGTTGCTCAAGTTGCTGATAAGGTGTTATTCTTGGATAAAGGAAAGATTATTGAATCTGGAACACCGGATGAGATTATCAACCATCCGAAAGAAGAACGAACAAAAGAATTCTTTGCTAGTTACAAACGGACCTATATTTGATATAATAGAAGATAAGAAAAACTCAGTTGGCTAAGCTAACTGGGTTTGCTCTTTAAAAATAATAGAAATGAGAGAGAGCATGCTAGTTCAGCTATTTGCTTTGTATTTAGAGAGTTTAGTTTTGACCATTTTATTAGTCTTGCTTGTCTTAGGGATTTGGATTGGTTTTAGAGCCCTGTCAGGTGTCGATAAAACTGCCAAGGAGCGTCAGGCCCACCTCTATGATATGATTATGATTGGAGTTTTAATAATTCCAGTATTGTCTTTTGCAACCATGAGCATCTTGTTGGTTCTCAAGGCCTAATAGTTGTCAAATAAGGTTTTATCCGTTAGAATAAAAATAGTTACAACAAGAAAGAAGGAAATAGAATGTACGATACGATTATTATCGGGGCAGGTCCTGCTGGGATGACTGCAGCCTTGTATGCGGCTCGCAGCAATCTCAAAGTTGCTTTGATTGAAGGTGGCCTTCCAGGAGGTCAGATGAACAATACTTCTGACATTGAAAACTATCCAGGTTATGCGAATATTAGTGGACCTGAGTTAGCAGAAAAGATGTTTGAACCTCTTGAAAATTTAGGGGTTGAGCATCTCTATGGCTTTGTCGAAACTATTGAGGATCACGGTGATGTTAAGAAAGTAATCACAGATGATGAAGAATTTGAAACACGTACAGTCATCGTAGCGACTGGTTCTAAGCACCGTCTTTTGGGAGTTCCAGGTGAAGAAGAACTGAATAGTCGCGGGGTTTCTTACTGTGCGGTTTGTGATGGTGCCTTTTTCCGTGACCAAGATTTGTTGGTTGTAGGTGGAGGAGATTCGGCTGTTGAAGAAGCAATCTTCTTAACTCAGTTTGCCAAATCTGTAACCATCGTTCACCGTCGTGATGAACTTCGCGCCCAAAAGGTTTTGCAAGACCGCGCTTTTGCCAATGAAAAAATAAACTTCATTTGGGATTCGGTTGTTAAAGAAATCAAGGGTGAAAACCGAGTGGAGTCTGTTGTCATTGAAAATGTTAAAACAAATCAAGTGACTGAACATGCCTTTGGAGGTGTCTTCATCTATGTTGGTTTAGATCCAGTTAGCGATTTTACAAAAGATTTACAAATCCAAGATGAGTCAGGTTGGATTGTGACAGATGACCACATGAAGACAAGTGTTGCAGGTGTCTTTGCAGTTGGAGATGTTCGTCAGAAAGACCTTCGCCAAGTTACAACAGCAGTTGGAGATGGTGCGATTGCAGGTCAAGAAGCCTATAAATATATTACTGAACACAGTTAAAAAAGAGAGTGGGACAGAAATCGGTAATTCGGTAGAATTCGATTTCGTCGTCCCACCTCCGCACAGTTGAGTAGGGCTGTAAAAGCTGTTGAAATCAGCGTAGTAGAGCCCACTCAACCACTGCGTCTTGCTCGACAATCCAAAGACAATTGAGAGGCTAGGACTTTTGTCCCAGCCTCTTTTTTATAATCGATTGCGGAAGACTTCGTACATAAGAATAGCAGCAGCAACGCTTGCATTGAGACTCTGTACATGTCCATTCATTGGAATGGTGATCATCTCGTCCACTTGTTTTTTGATGTTGCTAGAGATTCCCTTACCTTCATTCCCGATAATGAGGGCAATCTTTCCTTTGGTATTCCATTTGTGGCAAGGAGTTCCATTCATATCCGTTCCAAAAGTCCAGAAGCCTTCTTCTTTAAGTTTATCTAAGGTTTGGCTGAGATTGGTTACGCGGGCGATAGGAACGTGCTCAATAGCACCAGTGGCTGTCTTTGCAACTACGGGTGTCACACCAACAGCTCGATGTTTTGGAATGATGACACCTGAAACATTGGTTGCATCTGCCGTTCTTAGGATAGAGCCTAAGTTGTGAGGGTCTGTTAGTCCATCTAGAATCAATAGTAGTGGATTTTCTTCTTGACGAGTCTTAGCAAGAATCTGCTCAAGTTCAGTATAGGCAAATTCAGAAACACGTAAGACGAATCCCTGGTGAACAGCTCCTTCAGTCATTTCAGAAAGAGCCTTTTTTGAAGTCCAAGAGATGGATACTTTCTTTTCAGTCGCCAGTTCCTTGACTTTTTCTACATTCTTACCTCGTAAATCATCCTGGAGATAGAGTTTGTTTCCAGTATTTGCTAACAGTGCTTCGGTAACGGCGTGAACGCCATAGACAATATCATTTGTTTTCATGGCTCTATTATAACATAAAACCCCGTCTTTCAACGGGATTTTCTTTATTCCAGAATTAGTAAACCTTCTTTGACTGCAAAAGGATCCTTTTCATTGATACGATCATAAAACATAACACCATTTAAGTGGTCAATTTCATGTTGGACAACGATGGAGTTGTAGCCTTTTAGCTTGATACGATGTTTTTCGCCATCCTTGTCAAAGTAGTCAACAGTCACTCGAGCGTGACGGATAACATAACCTGGAACAGCTCGGTCGACTGATAGACATCCTTCCCCCTCACCTAGAGCAGCATCTTGGACTGAATGTGAGACAATCTTAGGATTGTACATAACAGCTTGTAAGTCATAGGCTTCTTGAGGTGTTTCACCTTCCTCGGTGATATTAGGAACCAAAACAGCGATGATGCGTTTAGAGATATCTAATTGTGGTGCTGCAAGTCCGACTCCTCCACGTAGCCCTAACTTTTCAACCATAACTGGGTCTTGTGAATGTTTCAAAAA
The window above is part of the Streptococcus sp. Marseille-Q6470 genome. Proteins encoded here:
- a CDS encoding SAG1386/EF1546 family surface-associated protein codes for the protein MEKEPWQEDIYENQEEESRSERRQRNKKGSGVVANRILTVLAILFFVIVVGMVVVLVYLSSGGSDRTSALKDFYDSSAPKVEEVTTVATTTQSTETTEAETNQQEHTEAHTDSEGTITVLPGEGEAAIAARAGISIAQLEALNPGHMSSGTWFANPGDVLKTR
- the cmk gene encoding (d)CMP kinase translates to MKTIQIAIDGPASSGKSTVAKIIAKDFGYTYLDTGAMYRAATYMALKNQISPEEPSQLLELLEQYPISFGRAENGEQLVFVGDVEVTNPIRENEVTNAVSAFAAIPAVREKLVALQQEIAKQGGIVMDGRDIGTVVLPQAELKIFLVASVDERAERRYKENLSKGIETDLETLKEEIAARDYKDSHRETSPLKQAEDAIYLDTTGLSILEVVEKIKSEAQKRL
- a CDS encoding zinc ribbon domain-containing protein YjdM; amino-acid sequence: MNHLPNCPKCNSEYVYEDGALLVCPECAYEWNPAEQAEAEEGIVAIDANGNKLADGDTVTLIKDLKVKGAPKDLKQGTRVKNIRIVEGDHNIDCKIDGFGAMKLKSEFVKKI
- a CDS encoding Pr6Pr family membrane protein, which produces MIKNEKVIFYSRIFLFIVAFTGVYLEITKRGGLGMLLYYTVLSNLLVVLFIGYLLIKMRSGGDSWQSSGILRLKGGVTMSIMITCVIYHFMLAPLTTDFYRLENFLCHYIVPLWFLADTIIFDKSRQYKLVDPMLWTSLPLLYMIFALLNGFVLKMDVPNAKDSPFPYFFLNATKHGWGFVFKWAATIFVAYMVSGYLFYLVKSIKKSKK
- the pdxS gene encoding pyridoxal 5'-phosphate synthase lyase subunit PdxS translates to MTENRYELNKNLAQMLKGGVIMDVQNPEQARIAEAAGAAAVMALERIPADIRAAGGVSRMSDPKMIKEIQEAVSIPVMAKVRIGHFVEAQILEAIEIDYIDESEVLSPADDRFHVDKKEFQVPFVCGAKDLGEALRRIAEGASMIRTKGEPGTGDIVQAVRHMRMMNQEIRRIQNLREDELYVAAKELQVPVELVQYVHEHGKLPVVNFAAGGVATPADAALMMQLGAEGVFVGSGIFKSGDPVKRAAAIVKAVTNYQNPQILAQISEDLGEAMVGINENEIQILMAERGK
- the pdxT gene encoding pyridoxal 5'-phosphate synthase glutaminase subunit PdxT; this translates as MKIGILALQGAFVEHENVLAELGVESVELRNLEDFQKYQSSLSGLILPGGESTTMGKLLRDQQMLIPLREAILNGLPVFGTCAGLILLAKQITSQEESHLATMDIVVERNAYGRQLGSFYTEADCKGIGKIPMTFIRGPIISSVGEDVEVLAIVNDQIVAAQEKNMLVTSFHPELTNDLRLHQYFMSMCK
- a CDS encoding hemolysin III family protein, whose translation is MNTSLKLSKRLSFGEEIANSVTHAVGAFIMLILLPISSTYSYEAHGFLSSIGVSIFVISLFLMFLSSTIYHSMAYGSTHKYVLRIIDHSMIYVAIAGSYTPVVLTLMNNWFGYLIIAIQWGTTIFGILYKIFAKKVNEKFSLILYLIMGWLVLAILPAIISQTSPMFWSLMVSGGLCYTVGAGFYAKKKPYFHMIWHLFILAASALQYIAIVYYM
- a CDS encoding DUF1836 domain-containing protein; translation: MKITFSYPKWEEIPSINLYLDQVLLYVNQICPPASPDKEKGLTASMVNNYVKHGYISKPEKKKYQRKQIARLIAITTLKSVFSIQEIAQTLNTLHTDTNSEELYNAFVDYMNEDIDPANPIIQASCQTVKLYHQTLALVYSETEEEETNEY
- a CDS encoding GNAT family N-acetyltransferase, whose translation is MEIRLAFPNEVDAIMQVIEGAKKCLAEAGSTQWQNGYPDADTIIEDIISGQAYVALEEGELLAYAAVTKSPEKAYEAIYDGNWEGNEAEYLVFHRIAVASDVQGQGVAQTFLEGLIEGFDYLDFRSDTHAKNKAMQHIFEKLGFKQVGKVPVDGERLAYQKLKSNA
- a CDS encoding methylated-DNA--[protein]-cysteine S-methyltransferase; translation: MLYKSPIGPLSLVADDRYLFGIWIEEESDFEKGLSENDVTLVESHPILNQITSYLETYFKRKNQDLSEMPLAPVGSDFEKRVWNYLRGIPFGQTVTYGQIAKDLQVASAQAIGGAVGRNPWSILVPCHRVLGAGGRLTGYAWGLDKKAWLLNHEGASYQENKK
- a CDS encoding Spx/MgsR family RNA polymerase-binding regulatory protein, producing MLEFIEYPKCTTCKKAKKELDQLGLEYKDVHIVEETPSEKVILNWLETSGFELKQFFNTSGIKYRELGLKDKVGTLSNKEAAKLLASDGMLLKRPILVENGLVKQIGYRKTYNNLDLN
- a CDS encoding amino acid ABC transporter permease; protein product: MNVTTILASDWYQNLMQYIPDGKLFSWRSVFDGIPRILQQLPTTLMLTVFGAFFGIILALVFAIVKINRVRFIYPVQAFFVSFLKGTPILVQLMLTYYGIPLALKALNQQWGTSLNINAIPAATFAIVAFAFNEAAYASETLRAAILSVNPGEIEAARSLGMTRAQVYRRVIIPNAAVVATPTLINSLIGLTKGTSLAFSAGVVEVFAQAQILGGADYRYFERFISVALVYWVVNILIENLGRFIERKMAITAPDNVETDMKGELR
- a CDS encoding amino acid ABC transporter ATP-binding protein, producing MIKISNLSKSFSGQTVLDHLNLDIQKGEVVALIGSSGAGKSTFLRSLNYLETPDSGSIQIDDFKVDFSQITQEEILTLRRKLSMVFQQFNLFERRTALDNVKEGLVVVKKLSDEEATKIAKEELAKVGLSDREQHYPRHLSGGQKQRVAIARALAMKPDVLLLDEPTSALDPELVGEVERSIANAAKSGQTMILVSHDMSFVAQVADKVLFLDKGKIIESGTPDEIINHPKEERTKEFFASYKRTYI
- a CDS encoding DUF4059 family protein; its protein translation is MLVQLFALYLESLVLTILLVLLVLGIWIGFRALSGVDKTAKERQAHLYDMIMIGVLIIPVLSFATMSILLVLKA
- the trxB gene encoding thioredoxin-disulfide reductase, with the translated sequence MYDTIIIGAGPAGMTAALYAARSNLKVALIEGGLPGGQMNNTSDIENYPGYANISGPELAEKMFEPLENLGVEHLYGFVETIEDHGDVKKVITDDEEFETRTVIVATGSKHRLLGVPGEEELNSRGVSYCAVCDGAFFRDQDLLVVGGGDSAVEEAIFLTQFAKSVTIVHRRDELRAQKVLQDRAFANEKINFIWDSVVKEIKGENRVESVVIENVKTNQVTEHAFGGVFIYVGLDPVSDFTKDLQIQDESGWIVTDDHMKTSVAGVFAVGDVRQKDLRQVTTAVGDGAIAGQEAYKYITEHS
- the rlmB gene encoding 23S rRNA (guanosine(2251)-2'-O)-methyltransferase RlmB; this encodes MKTNDIVYGVHAVTEALLANTGNKLYLQDDLRGKNVEKVKELATEKKVSISWTSKKALSEMTEGAVHQGFVLRVSEFAYTELEQILAKTRQEENPLLLILDGLTDPHNLGSILRTADATNVSGVIIPKHRAVGVTPVVAKTATGAIEHVPIARVTNLSQTLDKLKEEGFWTFGTDMNGTPCHKWNTKGKIALIIGNEGKGISSNIKKQVDEMITIPMNGHVQSLNASVAAAILMYEVFRNRL
- the def gene encoding peptide deformylase; its protein translation is MSAIERITKASHLIDMKDIIREGNPTLRAVAEEVTFPLSDQDIILGEKMMQFLKHSQDPVMVEKLGLRGGVGLAAPQLDISKRIIAVLVPNITEEGETPQEAYDLQAVMYNPKIVSHSVQDAALGEGEGCLSVDRAVPGYVIRHARVTVDYFDKDGEKHRIKLKGYNSIVVQHEIDHLNGVMFYDRINEKDPFAVKEGLLILE